In Zunongwangia sp. HGR-M22, the sequence ACATCACAAAAAGAAAAACTTAATGATTCACCGTTTGGAGTCTTAATTTTCATATTGCCATTTACACATCCCTTGTTACCATGGCTAATAACATCTACAAGTTCAAGATCATCGGTTACATGGCTCTCCATTTCAAGTAATTCTTCAGCAAAGCTTTCCTTACCTTTAACTTCTTTTTTACCAATCATAATCCAATGAAAATCCTTAGTAATATGATCTAGCATAAACTGATTATTTCCGCTAGCAAACGCCTTATTAAAATCTATTAAGAGTTTTTCTTTTTTATTTTCCATTTTCTAATGGTTTCTGTGAAAGATGTTTCAAAATACTATAAATTTTTAAAATACCTAAACCGAAATTAGTATTCAGTCATTTTAATAGTTTAAATTGCTATAAAACACAACAAGACCTATAAATGGAAGCTTTGCAGACAAATCCCGGAAGAAATCTAGAAACCTATAGAATTCTTTTTATCATAAAAGCTGTCTTAAATTTAGCTTTTACGTTATTTGGGCTTATCTACATTATTATTGGCTTTGTGATACCTTCACAAGCAATGCCAGATCATTTTTTTAACTTATTTAATGTAGTGTTTTTTATAGCTGGTGGTGTGTTCATCCTTTTATCTATAATACTAGCCGTTATCACCTTTTTGGCTGCAAAAT encodes:
- a CDS encoding nuclear transport factor 2 family protein; this encodes MENKKEKLLIDFNKAFASGNNQFMLDHITKDFHWIMIGKKEVKGKESFAEELLEMESHVTDDLELVDVISHGNKGCVNGNMKIKTPNGESLSFSFCDVYEFCQAGDKIAKMTTYVIDR